One Mugil cephalus isolate CIBA_MC_2020 chromosome 8, CIBA_Mcephalus_1.1, whole genome shotgun sequence genomic window carries:
- the LOC125012591 gene encoding mothers against decapentaplegic homolog 4-like codes for MSITNTPTSNDACLSIVHSLMCHRQGGESETFAKRAIESLVKKLKEKKDELDSLITAITTNGAHPSKCVTIQRTLDGRLQVAGRKGFPHVIYARLWRWPDLHKNELKHVKYCQFAFDLKCDSVCVNPYHYERVVSPGIDLSGLSLNNSATSSTMVVKDEYDFDGQQSLPSIEAGHSLQTIQHPPSSSRPPLSESFAPPALLPPPEASTSASASSFPAINPGSGSASSNWSRNNNFTPTIPHHTNGHLQHHPPMPHATHYWPVHNELAFQPPISNHPAPDYWCSIAYFEMDVQVGETFKVPSSCPIVTVDGYVDPSGGDRFCLGQLSNVHRTEAIERARLHIGKGVQLECKGEGDVWVRCLSDHAVFVQSYYLDREAGRAPGDAVHKIYPSAYIKVFDLRQCHRQMQQQAATAQAAAAAQAAAVAGNIPGPGSVGGIAPAISLSAAAGIGVDDLRRLCILRMSFVKGWGPDYPRQSIKETPCWIEIHLHRALQLLDEVLHTMPIADPQPLD; via the exons ATGTCCATCACCAACACGCCTACCAGCAACGACGCCTGCCTGAGCATCGTGCACAGCCTCATGTGTCACAGGCAGGGTGGCGAGAGCGAGACCTTTGCCAAACGGGCCATCGAGAGCCTGGTGAAAaagctgaaggagaagaaagacgaGCTCGACTCCCTGATCACGGCTATAACCACCAACGGGGCCCATCCCAGCAAGTGTGTGACCATTCAGAGGACACTTGATGGGCGTCTGCAG GTGGCCGGCCGTAAAGGGTTCCCACATGTCATCTACGCGCGCCTGTGGCGATGGCCCGACCTGCATAAGAACGAGCTGAAGCACGTGAAATACTGCCAGTTTGCCTTCGACCTCAAGTGTGACAGCGTGTGTGTCAACCCCTACCACTACGAGAGGGTGGTGTCTCCTGGCATAG ACTTATCAGGACTGAGTCTGAACAATTCTGCAACAAGCTCGACAATGGTGGTGAAGGATGAGTACGATTTCGACGGACAGCAGAGTCTGCCCTCCATTGAGGCGGGGCACTCCCTTCAGACCATCCAGCACCCCCCATCCAGCAGCCGCCCGCCCCTGTCCGAATCATTTGCACCCCCGGCCCTTCTCCCACCTCCCGAGGCTTCCACATCTGCCTCAGCGTCATCCTTCCCCGCTATTAACCCTGGATCAGGCA GTGCCAGCTCCAACTGGTCCCGAAACAACAACTTCACCCCCACCATACCGCACCATACCAACGGCCATCTGCAGCACCACCCTCCCATGCCTCATGCGACACATTACT GGCCGGTGCATAATGAGCTTGCCTTCCAGCCTCCTATATCCAATCATCCAG CTCCTGACTACTGGTGTTCCATTGCCTACTTTGAGATGGACGTTCAGGTTGGAGAGACCTTTAAAGTGCCCTCTTCCTGCCCCATCGTGACGGTGGACGGCTACGTCGACCCTTCAGGTGGAGACAGGTTCTGTTTGGGTCAGCTCAGTAACGTACATCGCACTGAAGCCATCGAGAGAGCAAG GCTTCACATCGGTAAAGGAGTCCAGCTGGAGTGTAAAGGTGAAGGAGACGTGTGGGTGCGATGCCTCAGCGACCACGCGGTGTTCGTCCAGAGCTACTACCTGGACAGGGAGGCGGGACGAGCCCCCGGAGACGCTGTTCACAAAATCTACCCCAGCGCTTATATCAAG GTGTTTGACCTTCGTCAGTGCCACAggcagatgcagcagcaggcGGCGACGGCTcaagcggcagcagcagctcaagCGGCAGCTGTGGCAGGAAACATACCGGGACCTGGATCGGTTGGAGGGATAGCTCCAGCTATTA GTCTGTCGGCAGCAGCTGGCATCGGAGTGGACGACCTCCGCAGGCTCTGTATTCTCAGGATGAGTTTTGTCAAAGGCTGGGGCCCCGACTACCCGCGTCAGAGCATCAAGGAGACGCCCTGCTGGATCGAGATCCACCTGCACAGAGCCCTCCAGTTACTGGACGAGGTCCTGCACACTATGCCTATAGCAGACCCACAACCTCTGGACTGA